Proteins from a genomic interval of Ignavibacteriales bacterium:
- a CDS encoding T9SS type A sorting domain-containing protein, which yields MLGSDTATWEGMDTNVFHCTYSIALFTDPGRNAYKIMDPAFRNKLVDSYGQTVKLTWWMMGGNIFRYATNKDMPLPNTMTLYAMKKHHAASIAKFGDELTMHYHTFVWTDYNNDGVFWWNQAKKFTESADDFDVTLSQYLLEEHTFPVSFRSGWHAMDNDWQRTLDTLLPFSMHDDYPALRNDTTEPIDNVYDWSKSSKEFVPFHPSWDNYQLPGSLKGYNLRSVYMASLDSASMVSVFAKANAGVDQVVCLWAHLPEEDFLTNVSRIDRLAHAAEGKYPVVKFRYCTAVEAMQRWLRTSDATPPTVTISEKRVGNGLTFAVTSNEPLFQPQPFVAIKDMNERYIRLRSRQTGAGEWTTIDPVAAGSVAKVGVAATDTVGNLRTVFLNYLPDDIYVDNRDSAYAELAGAWSTVTRSAWGIDARVATLGQNDSAKIQWKPTIPQSCRYNIFVQVPPVSNAAGKIFIRVLSKGQVVQSTYFDKPLTTGTWVYAGTAQLEAGSQTAFEMVAKADGQAGKVVAADVFKLSALVRDRQIVVNNTSIDFGEVSELDTVRLSFQVENRGTLPLTISSIRAARTSVRSISAMPLSIEPMQSGLVTLSFIAGNRGTMADTLTIASDDPFQPSLQIPLTGKVVNYFQIADNEDPMKYKEFGPWNTSVAQAYGPSSRFSAIPTPPGTYAMYSMTLKKSGVYDIQIIVPTTVNAATRAKYVVRIGSTFVDSVFVDQNANSGSWVTILTRSLPGSTPIDVMVSDASPASATAIVLRADALKCSLRQEVTTVEKKDSGTLPSTFVLRQNHPNPFNPSTRIEYAVPISGTMSLRVFDMLGREVAVLVDGNVEAGWYSVNFNARQLSSGVYLYRLESSGFAQTLKMVVLK from the coding sequence GTGCTCGGTTCCGATACGGCGACCTGGGAAGGGATGGACACCAATGTATTCCATTGCACGTATTCGATTGCCCTTTTTACGGATCCGGGCCGGAACGCCTACAAGATCATGGACCCCGCTTTCCGCAACAAGCTTGTCGATTCCTACGGGCAGACGGTCAAGCTTACCTGGTGGATGATGGGAGGAAATATCTTCCGGTACGCCACGAACAAGGACATGCCTCTGCCGAATACAATGACTCTGTACGCCATGAAGAAACATCATGCCGCGTCGATTGCGAAGTTCGGTGACGAACTGACGATGCATTACCATACGTTTGTCTGGACGGACTACAACAACGACGGGGTCTTCTGGTGGAACCAGGCGAAGAAATTCACAGAATCGGCTGATGATTTTGATGTTACGCTCTCTCAGTATCTGCTCGAAGAACACACGTTTCCGGTCTCCTTCCGGAGCGGCTGGCACGCGATGGACAATGATTGGCAGCGTACGCTTGATACACTGCTCCCGTTCTCGATGCACGACGATTATCCCGCCCTACGAAATGATACCACTGAACCGATAGACAACGTATACGACTGGTCGAAATCTTCGAAGGAATTTGTACCGTTTCATCCATCCTGGGACAACTATCAACTGCCGGGTTCCCTCAAAGGATATAACCTGCGCTCCGTGTATATGGCGAGCCTTGATTCGGCATCCATGGTCTCGGTTTTTGCGAAAGCGAATGCCGGCGTAGATCAGGTTGTCTGTTTGTGGGCCCATCTTCCTGAGGAGGATTTCCTGACGAACGTCTCCAGAATCGATCGGCTTGCACACGCCGCAGAGGGGAAATATCCGGTTGTGAAATTCCGCTATTGCACTGCTGTGGAGGCTATGCAGCGATGGCTGCGTACGAGTGATGCAACGCCCCCGACTGTCACGATCAGCGAAAAGAGGGTTGGCAACGGTCTGACGTTTGCTGTGACATCCAATGAGCCACTGTTCCAGCCACAGCCGTTTGTAGCGATAAAGGACATGAACGAGAGATATATCCGGTTACGCTCGCGGCAAACAGGTGCGGGTGAGTGGACCACGATTGATCCCGTTGCTGCCGGTTCAGTGGCCAAGGTGGGAGTTGCCGCAACTGATACGGTCGGCAACCTGCGTACTGTGTTTCTGAACTACCTGCCGGACGACATCTATGTGGACAACCGGGACAGTGCGTACGCAGAATTGGCGGGTGCGTGGTCGACGGTGACCAGGAGTGCGTGGGGAATCGACGCGCGCGTTGCCACACTTGGTCAGAACGATTCTGCAAAAATCCAATGGAAGCCGACGATTCCTCAGTCGTGCCGCTACAACATCTTCGTCCAGGTCCCCCCGGTCTCGAACGCAGCCGGAAAGATTTTCATCCGCGTCCTCAGCAAAGGGCAGGTTGTCCAGTCGACGTATTTCGACAAACCATTGACGACTGGCACCTGGGTCTATGCAGGGACAGCTCAGCTTGAAGCTGGTTCGCAAACGGCATTTGAGATGGTCGCCAAAGCCGACGGTCAGGCCGGAAAGGTTGTTGCAGCAGACGTCTTCAAGCTCTCAGCCCTCGTGCGCGATCGCCAGATTGTAGTCAACAATACATCCATCGATTTCGGAGAAGTAAGCGAGCTGGATACGGTCCGGCTCTCATTCCAGGTTGAAAACCGTGGAACCTTGCCCTTGACGATCAGTTCCATCCGAGCGGCGCGTACTTCCGTTCGGTCAATCTCAGCCATGCCGCTCTCGATCGAGCCGATGCAATCCGGCCTCGTTACGCTCTCGTTCATCGCAGGAAACCGCGGAACCATGGCAGACACGCTCACAATCGCCAGCGACGATCCTTTCCAACCCTCTCTCCAGATTCCGCTGACAGGAAAGGTTGTCAATTACTTCCAGATCGCTGACAATGAGGACCCGATGAAGTACAAGGAATTCGGTCCCTGGAACACGAGCGTAGCGCAGGCATATGGTCCGTCAAGCAGATTCTCAGCAATACCGACGCCCCCGGGAACGTACGCAATGTACTCGATGACATTGAAGAAGAGTGGTGTCTACGATATCCAGATCATTGTCCCGACAACAGTGAACGCGGCAACGAGGGCGAAATATGTCGTGCGCATCGGGAGCACTTTTGTCGACAGCGTGTTTGTGGACCAGAACGCCAACAGCGGTTCGTGGGTGACAATCCTGACCCGGTCGCTCCCCGGCTCCACCCCCATTGACGTTATGGTCAGCGATGCGAGTCCGGCCTCTGCCACGGCTATTGTTCTGCGTGCCGATGCTTTGAAATGTTCGCTTCGCCAGGAAGTGACAACTGTTGAGAAGAAAGATTCCGGGACCCTCCCGAGCACATTTGTGCTCAGGCAGAATCATCCGAATCCATTTAATCCTTCCACGCGGATTGAATACGCTGTCCCGATTTCCGGAACCATGTCACTTCGGGTGTTTGATATGCTTGGGCGCGAGGTGGCTGTGTTGGTCGATGGGAATGTCGAGGCAGGATGGTACTCTGTGAATTTCAATGCCCGGCAACTCTCGAGCGGGGTTTATCTGTATCGCCTGGAAAGCAGCGGGTTCGCTCAAACGCTCAAGATGGTTGTCTTGAAGTAG